One Equus asinus isolate D_3611 breed Donkey chromosome 26, EquAss-T2T_v2, whole genome shotgun sequence genomic window carries:
- the LOC139042238 gene encoding apolipoprotein C-I-like, translating into MRLALSLPVLLVALWMVCEGRAPAQADLETDEATLVPDGVIDVIWGGLKKVGKRLGKKIMKHIIHDINKKNGASVTRKVASNTMKDIPDTLDRVPPPHKEAAPLNPQP; encoded by the exons ATGAGGCTTGCTCTGTCGCTCCCGGTCCTGTTGGTGGCTCTGTGGATGGTGTGTGAAG GCCGAGCCCCGGCCCAGGCAGACCTAGAGACAGATGAGGCGACCCTAGTGCCGGACGGCGTCATCGACGTCATCTGGGGGGGGTTGAAGAAGGTTGGAAAACGCTTGGGGAAGAAGATCATGAAACACATCATCCACGACATCAACAAGAAGAACGGAGCTTCAGTGACCCG GAAAGTGGCATCAAATACAATGAAAGATATTCCAGATACATTAGATCGCGTTCCCCCTCCACACAAGGAGGCTGCCCCCCTTAACCCCCAACCCTAG